The following are from one region of the Acomys russatus chromosome 32, mAcoRus1.1, whole genome shotgun sequence genome:
- the LOC127184193 gene encoding peptidyl-prolyl cis-trans isomerase A-like, with amino-acid sequence MVNPVVFFDIAVDGEPLGRISFEIFADRVPKTAENFCALSTGEKGFGYKGSCFHRIISGFTCQGGDFTSHNGTGGRSIYGETFEDENFILKHTGPGILPMANAGPNTSGSQFFICTAKTEWLDVKHTVFGKVKKEMSIVEAMERFGSRNGKTNKITISTVDKSSSFDLGASYPPDHSFCSSGEPPPICSQYPVISALTEVLWVPYCPHSPPSLTGLQS; translated from the coding sequence ATGGTCAACCCCGTCGTGTTCTTCGACATCGCGGTCGACGGCGAGCCCTTGGGCCGCATCTCCTTTGAGATCTTTGCAGACAGAGttccaaagacagcagaaaactTCTGTGCTCTGAGCACTGGAGAAAAAGGATTTGGATATAAGGGTTCCTGCTTTCACAGAATTATTTCAGGATTCACGTGTCAGGGTGGTGACTTCACAAGCCATAATGGCACTGGCGGCAGGTCCATCTATGGGGAGACATTTGAGGATGAGAACTTCATCCTGAAGCACACAGGTCCTGGCATCTTGCCCAtggcaaatgctggaccaaacacAAGTGGTTCCCAGTTTTTTATCTGCACTGCCAAGACTGAGTGGCTGGATGTCAAGCACACAGTCTTTGGGAAGGTGAAGAAAGAGATGAGCATCGTGGAAGCCATGGAGCGCTTTGGGTCCAGGAATGGCAAGACCAACAAGATCACCATCTCGACTGTGGACAAATCTAGTTCTTTTGACTTGGGGGCATCTTACCCACCAGAccattccttctgtagctcaggagagcCCCCCCCCATCTGCTCCCAGTACCCTgtaatctctgctctcactgaagtTCTTTGGGTTCCATATTGTCCTCATTCCCCTCCAAGTTTAACTGGATTGCAGAGTTAA